Proteins from a single region of Dermacentor albipictus isolate Rhodes 1998 colony unplaced genomic scaffold, USDA_Dalb.pri_finalv2 scaffold_20, whole genome shotgun sequence:
- the LOC139052211 gene encoding chromosome-associated kinesin KIF4-like codes for MEFSAGEQKRRKLNESLFKVDKPPAEDDREMTTIEEESSDTSLGESTVKGSAEQMQKTFLLNQSRLEATMRRAALSKELEDLNRVLQAKEELASKMSMNDQHLEVVKLQYEANNRELEREVAVLKKERDDLSAMLSSQQNTKRLVAARLR; via the exons ATGGAGTTCTCG gctGGTGAACAGAAAAGGCGCAAGCTGAATGAGTCACTTTTCAAG GTTGACAAGCCACCTGCAGAAGATGACAGGGAGATGACGACCATCGAGGAGGAAAGTTCAGACACATCCCTCGGCGAGAGCACTGTGAAGGGCTCTGCCGAACAGATGCAGAAAACGTTTCTGCTCAATCAGTCTCGTCTGGAGGCGACTATGCGACGTGCCGCACTGAGCAAAGAGCTTGAAGATCTCAACCGAGTGCTACAAGCCAAGGAGGAGCTCGCCAGCAAGATGTCCATGAATGACCAGCACCTTGAGGTCGTGAAGTTGCAGTATGAG GCAAACAATCGTGAACTTGAGCGTGAGGTAGCTGTTCTCAAGAAAGAACGTGATGACCTCTCTGCCATGCTATCAAGCCAGCAAAACACTAAAAGATTAGTTGCTGCACGTTTGCGTTAG